From Phycisphaerae bacterium, a single genomic window includes:
- a CDS encoding deoxyguanosinetriphosphate triphosphohydrolase — protein sequence MNASIGFQISPSEQGLKPYAVTSVNTRGRDHPERFGRNMDPYAIDRQRVLHSVAFRRLAHKTQVFVTGEHDHLRTRLTHTLEVTSVVRRLCVALQVNGAVGELIAMTHDLGHPPFGHAGEVALHRLMAHHGGFEHNAQSLRIVEYLEHPYPAFRGLNLTYEVRESLAKHCTIYDRPGLHRLADGSQAPLEGQIANLADRVAYDCHDLEDAMGEGLLDEAVLKEVDLWSEAAAPIRAEHSDLPLAAVRRPILDRLEAILLEDIVAESRRRIASSAVACVDDVRNCRQPLIAFSRSMEPRVSGLEAFLSERVYRHSRLIRMDDKAGRLIDQLFNVYLAEPKLLPPRFERRVKEQGLHRVICDYIAGMTDRFCQEEFRRLFEPFERV from the coding sequence ATGAACGCCAGTATCGGTTTCCAGATCAGCCCGAGCGAACAAGGGCTCAAGCCCTATGCGGTTACGTCGGTCAACACCCGCGGCCGGGATCATCCGGAACGGTTCGGTCGGAACATGGATCCCTATGCCATTGACCGGCAGCGAGTGTTGCACTCGGTTGCCTTCCGGCGTCTGGCTCACAAGACTCAGGTCTTCGTCACCGGCGAGCATGACCATCTGCGGACCCGGTTGACCCACACGTTGGAGGTGACCAGCGTTGTCCGCCGGTTGTGCGTGGCACTGCAAGTCAACGGGGCGGTCGGCGAACTGATCGCCATGACTCACGACCTCGGGCATCCACCCTTCGGCCACGCCGGGGAGGTCGCCCTCCACCGACTGATGGCCCATCACGGCGGTTTCGAGCACAACGCGCAGTCGCTTCGGATTGTCGAGTATCTCGAGCATCCTTATCCGGCCTTTCGGGGACTGAACCTGACCTATGAAGTGCGCGAGTCCCTGGCCAAGCACTGCACGATCTATGATCGGCCGGGTCTGCATCGGTTGGCCGACGGTTCTCAAGCTCCGCTGGAGGGGCAGATCGCCAATCTGGCCGACCGCGTGGCATACGATTGTCACGACCTGGAAGATGCGATGGGCGAGGGGCTCCTGGACGAGGCCGTTTTGAAAGAGGTCGACTTGTGGTCTGAGGCCGCGGCTCCGATCCGGGCCGAGCACTCCGATTTGCCCCTGGCGGCGGTCAGACGTCCGATTCTCGACCGGTTGGAGGCGATCTTGCTCGAAGATATCGTCGCGGAATCACGGCGGCGGATCGCCTCAAGCGCGGTCGCGTGCGTCGATGATGTGCGGAACTGCCGACAGCCGCTGATTGCCTTTTCCAGGAGCATGGAGCCGCGCGTTTCCGGTCTGGAAGCCTTTCTGTCCGAACGAGTCTACCGGCATAGTCGGCTGATTCGTATGGACGACAAGGCCGGCCGTCTGATCGATCAGCTTTTCAACGTATACCTGGCGGAGCCCAAGCTTCTTCCTCCGCGGTTCGAACGCCGAGTCAAGGAACAAGGGCTGCACCGGGTCATCTGCGACTACATTGCGGGCATGACCGATCGCTTCTGCCAGGAGGAGTTCCGTAGGTTGTTTGAACCTTTCGAGAGAGTGTAA
- a CDS encoding PilZ domain-containing protein, whose amino-acid sequence MATAVELRAVDLIRTEIERFADAARRRSECDPVHRRRSRRRYHRSWPLAVLYDGVEMSAALHNASDEGIAFLSCGPIEPGRIVFIKLFCYEESCPYVPAVVRHSTPTEHGHLIGCEFELADERVCQEAIKYSHQEVGLC is encoded by the coding sequence ATGGCCACCGCAGTAGAACTCCGTGCCGTCGATCTGATCCGAACTGAAATCGAGCGATTCGCGGATGCCGCCCGCCGCAGGAGCGAATGCGATCCCGTGCATCGCCGGCGATCCAGGCGTCGATACCACCGCTCCTGGCCGCTGGCCGTGCTTTACGACGGGGTGGAGATGAGTGCCGCCCTGCATAATGCCTCCGACGAAGGAATCGCTTTTCTGTCCTGCGGACCGATCGAGCCGGGTCGCATCGTATTCATCAAACTGTTCTGCTATGAGGAAAGTTGCCCGTATGTGCCGGCCGTCGTCCGCCATTCGACGCCAACGGAACACGGCCACCTCATCGGGTGCGAGTTCGAACTGGCCGACGAAAGGGTCTGTCAGGAGGCGATCAAGTACTCGCATCAGGAAGTGGGATTATGCTGA
- a CDS encoding alpha/beta hydrolase — protein MARQEGTILHTIKNDSSMPVETDSSPGGKPRGARRAVVRLLVSLTVAYLGWCAVLFFWQDEMLFPRYSAPSPSSPPPSANVQIVRIDVGEKRHMEGWFFPAASASLSSPAPVVIYCHGNAEIIDQQEWFVENYHRLGCSVFLPEYRGYGRSPGKPSEKAIVEDCVRFHDELLKREDVDPGRIAIHGRSLGGGVAAQIAARRKPAALILESTFTSVASYAQKYCVPKLLVRHPFRTDLVLPELDVPVLVFHGTRDDIVPVKHGRRLAKLARNAVYVEYDCGHNDAPGPGNEADYWGRIEAFLEEAGITRPTAAQAVD, from the coding sequence GTGGCGCGACAGGAGGGCACGATTCTGCACACGATCAAGAATGATTCGTCCATGCCGGTCGAGACGGACTCTTCCCCCGGCGGAAAACCACGAGGAGCAAGACGGGCGGTCGTGCGCCTCCTTGTGTCGCTGACGGTCGCATACCTCGGCTGGTGCGCCGTGCTTTTCTTCTGGCAGGATGAGATGCTCTTTCCACGCTACAGCGCTCCCTCGCCGTCGTCGCCGCCGCCTTCTGCAAACGTCCAGATTGTGCGGATCGACGTCGGCGAAAAGCGGCACATGGAGGGTTGGTTCTTCCCTGCGGCTTCGGCGAGTCTGTCCTCGCCGGCCCCCGTGGTGATCTACTGTCACGGTAACGCCGAGATCATCGACCAGCAGGAGTGGTTCGTGGAAAACTACCATCGGTTGGGTTGCTCCGTTTTCCTGCCGGAATATCGAGGCTATGGGCGTTCGCCTGGCAAGCCCTCCGAGAAAGCAATCGTTGAAGACTGCGTTCGATTCCACGACGAGCTGCTCAAGCGCGAGGACGTGGATCCCGGCAGGATCGCGATTCACGGCCGGTCGCTGGGCGGCGGGGTGGCGGCGCAGATCGCTGCCAGACGCAAGCCCGCGGCCCTGATCCTCGAATCCACGTTCACCAGCGTGGCCTCGTATGCGCAAAAGTACTGCGTGCCCAAGTTGTTGGTCAGGCATCCTTTCAGAACGGATCTGGTGCTGCCCGAGCTGGATGTGCCCGTCCTGGTATTTCACGGCACACGCGACGATATTGTGCCTGTTAAGCACGGGCGTCGGTTGGCGAAACTGGCTCGCAACGCGGTGTACGTCGAGTACGATTGCGGGCACAACGATGCTCCCGGCCCCGGCAATGAGGCGGACTATTGGGGGAGAATCGAAGCGTTTCTCGAAGAAGCGGGGATCACTCGGCCGACTGCCGCCCAAGCGGTCGATTGA
- a CDS encoding aldo/keto reductase — MSTIRRREFLGKAAGVLGSALAPAAFGEPPIAAPASRPTSAPAKLKAGDVITLGRTGIKASRLAIGTGTESGAEQRRLGIEGLVKLLRHGFDQGVRWWDVADSYKTHPHVKAALKEMSRDEVTITSKTSAKDAGGIKADIERFRREMGTDYIDIVLLHCMMDGDWPEKLKGARDALSEAKQKGLVRAVGCSCHTFDALQAAADSDWVDVDLARINPFAAVMDINRKDDVPQVLQILQRMHERGTAVYGMKILGAGTFKGNMIERSIRFILQQKCVSAFVIGFSKAEDIDDIVRRIERVQ; from the coding sequence ATGAGTACCATTCGTCGCCGTGAGTTCCTGGGCAAAGCTGCGGGGGTGTTGGGGTCTGCTCTTGCGCCCGCCGCCTTCGGTGAACCGCCGATAGCCGCTCCGGCGTCCCGCCCGACGAGCGCGCCGGCAAAACTGAAAGCTGGCGACGTGATCACCCTTGGCCGAACGGGCATAAAAGCTTCTCGTCTCGCCATCGGCACCGGCACCGAGTCCGGGGCGGAGCAGCGACGCCTGGGCATCGAAGGGCTGGTCAAGTTGCTCCGTCACGGATTCGACCAGGGCGTTCGCTGGTGGGACGTGGCGGATTCATACAAGACCCATCCCCATGTCAAGGCGGCCCTGAAGGAAATGTCCCGCGACGAGGTCACGATTACCTCCAAGACCTCCGCGAAGGACGCCGGAGGCATCAAGGCAGACATCGAGCGTTTTCGACGGGAGATGGGCACCGACTACATCGATATCGTCCTTCTTCACTGCATGATGGACGGCGATTGGCCCGAGAAGCTCAAAGGGGCGCGGGATGCCCTCAGCGAGGCGAAACAAAAAGGGCTCGTGCGAGCCGTCGGCTGTTCGTGCCACACGTTTGACGCCCTGCAAGCCGCCGCCGACAGCGACTGGGTGGACGTCGATCTGGCGAGGATCAACCCGTTCGCTGCCGTCATGGACATCAACAGGAAAGATGACGTGCCGCAGGTGTTGCAGATTCTGCAGCGCATGCACGAACGAGGCACCGCGGTTTACGGAATGAAGATTCTGGGGGCGGGCACGTTCAAGGGCAATATGATCGAGCGGTCGATCCGGTTCATCTTGCAGCAGAAGTGCGTGAGTGCTTTTGTGATCGGGTTCAGCAAGGCCGAGGACATCGACGACATCGTCCGTCGTATTGAACGGGTTCAATAG
- the pdxA gene encoding 4-hydroxythreonine-4-phosphate dehydrogenase PdxA, whose translation MSEAPPTNSVSNESNPKPLVGITMGDPAGIGAEVIVKALCDPEVRRLGRFIIFGLDESLEFAADQAEINPFWFRVPHEAATRIESGVIVADFDDCPVFNPHTHCPTAEAGHASMRFLDAAIKSAREEVIEAIVTAPICKESWHLAGYRYPGHTEKLGHAFKTERLTMMFVGGKLRVALASIHQALFDLRNSFTIGRVFQPIDLMAGALRTWFGIEYPRIAVCGLNPHAGENGLFGDEEKRVIEPAIVMAREAGWFVEGPYPADTVFWHASRGRFDGVVAMYHDQGLIPVKLLAFESACQTTLGLPIIRTSVDHGTAFDIAGQNIANPESMKSAIRLACHAALCKRNQPAVPQPVPAPWEELSGVDPGDDDETEN comes from the coding sequence ATGAGCGAGGCGCCTCCGACCAACTCCGTGTCCAATGAAAGCAACCCCAAGCCGTTGGTGGGTATCACCATGGGCGACCCGGCCGGAATCGGCGCGGAGGTCATCGTCAAGGCCCTGTGCGACCCCGAGGTTCGCCGCCTTGGGCGCTTCATCATTTTCGGCCTGGACGAATCGCTTGAATTCGCCGCCGACCAGGCTGAGATCAACCCCTTCTGGTTCCGAGTGCCTCATGAGGCGGCCACCCGCATCGAGAGCGGCGTCATCGTGGCCGACTTCGACGATTGCCCCGTCTTCAACCCGCACACCCACTGTCCCACCGCCGAGGCGGGGCACGCCTCGATGCGTTTTCTTGACGCGGCCATCAAGTCGGCACGCGAGGAGGTGATCGAAGCCATCGTGACCGCTCCCATCTGCAAGGAAAGCTGGCACCTGGCCGGATATCGTTACCCCGGCCATACCGAGAAGCTGGGCCATGCCTTCAAGACGGAGCGTCTTACCATGATGTTCGTCGGGGGGAAGCTGCGCGTAGCCTTGGCCAGTATTCATCAGGCATTGTTTGATCTGCGTAATTCCTTTACGATCGGCCGCGTGTTCCAGCCCATCGACCTCATGGCCGGCGCCTTGCGGACCTGGTTCGGCATCGAGTATCCGCGAATCGCGGTGTGTGGGCTGAATCCTCACGCCGGGGAGAACGGGCTGTTCGGGGACGAGGAGAAGCGCGTCATCGAGCCGGCGATCGTCATGGCCCGCGAGGCCGGATGGTTCGTTGAGGGCCCCTACCCGGCCGACACGGTCTTCTGGCACGCTTCCCGCGGCCGGTTCGACGGCGTGGTGGCCATGTATCACGATCAGGGGCTCATACCCGTCAAACTGCTGGCATTCGAGAGTGCATGTCAGACAACGCTCGGCCTGCCGATCATCCGCACGAGCGTGGACCATGGAACGGCGTTCGACATCGCGGGCCAGAACATCGCGAACCCCGAGAGTATGAAGTCCGCGATCCGATTGGCGTGTCACGCGGCATTGTGCAAGAGGAACCAGCCCGCCGTCCCGCAACCGGTGCCCGCCCCATGGGAAGAACTGTCAGGAGTCGACCCAGGCGACGACGACGAGACCGAGAACTGA
- a CDS encoding riboflavin synthase, which produces MFTGIVQAKGTVRSVRPTGNGVRLVLDAPGLPRPISNGASVCVSGVCLTVTRCDAQTIEFDVVAETLSRSTLGGLKPGDRVNLERSLRAADRLDGHIVQGHVDGTAIVSGISSDHTATFEATEDLRTYIIPKGSIAIDGVSLTIADVSGRHFSVALIPSTLAETTLGNLRVGDRVNIETDILARTVVTTLRRWRDGSCGHGITMDLLQRQGYA; this is translated from the coding sequence ATGTTCACGGGCATCGTACAAGCCAAGGGAACCGTACGTTCGGTTCGTCCCACCGGTAACGGAGTCCGGCTGGTGCTGGACGCTCCCGGTTTGCCGCGTCCGATATCCAACGGCGCCAGCGTCTGTGTCAGCGGGGTCTGCCTGACTGTCACCCGGTGCGACGCCCAGACCATCGAATTCGACGTGGTCGCAGAGACCCTTTCGCGCAGCACGCTCGGCGGGCTGAAACCGGGCGACCGCGTCAACCTTGAGCGCAGCCTGCGGGCTGCTGACCGCCTTGATGGACACATAGTGCAGGGGCATGTTGACGGCACCGCCATCGTTTCTGGTATCAGCAGCGATCACACCGCCACGTTCGAAGCCACCGAGGACCTCAGAACGTATATCATCCCTAAGGGCTCGATCGCCATCGACGGCGTCTCGTTGACTATCGCGGACGTCTCCGGACGACACTTCAGCGTGGCACTCATCCCGAGCACTCTGGCCGAAACGACGCTGGGCAACCTGCGCGTCGGCGACCGTGTCAATATCGAAACGGATATCCTGGCCCGTACGGTCGTGACCACTCTTCGGCGATGGCGTGACGGGTCCTGCGGGCACGGGATCACGATGGATCTGCTCCAGCGGCAAGGATACGCGTGA